The stretch of DNA AGCTGAAATATTCACCTCTTATGCGAAATGTTGGTAGAGTTTCTATGTTTATTTTGATTGGGTTAGTCCTGGACACTAACAAACTGATTGTACTTCTCAGGCTGTTGCTGTGAAGCAACTTGATCGTAACGGGCTCCAAGGAAATAGAGAATTCCTTGTTGAGGTCCTCATGCTCAGTCTCTTGCATCACACTAACCTTGTCAATCTAATTGGTTATTGTGCTGATGGTGACCAACGCCTCCTTGTTTATGAGTTTATGCCACTGGGCTCATTAGAAGATCACTTGCATGGTTCGTTTATCTTCTCTTTGCGATGTCGTCTTTAAAAGTTCCATGTGTGCTTATAGCAGTATATACTaagtaatatttttattattACATATGTACTCAGCATGACTGCTTCATGAATCCTTTAAAAATCAATGGCATCTTTAGTTGAAGGCTAAAGTATTATTTTCTAATATATGTAGATGTGCCACCTGAGAAGGAACCTCTTGACTGGAACACACGGATGAAGATAGCTGCAGGTGCAGCCAAGGGCTTAGAGCATCTTCATGACAAGGCCAGCCCTCCTGTTATTTACCGGGATTTCAAATCGTCAAACATTCTTCTTGGTGAAGGGTTTCACCCAAAGCTGTCTGACTTTGGCCTTGCAAAACTCGGTCCAGTTGGTGACAACACTCATGTTTCAACACGTGTGATGGGAACTTATGGCTACTGTGCCCCAGAATATGCTATGACTGGGCAGCTCACAGTGAAATCGGATGTCTATAGCTTTGGCGTTGTTTTCCTTGAACTGATTACAGGGCGCAAAGCAATCGACAACACCAAACCCCAGGGGGAGCAAAACCTGGTGGCATGGGTATGCTTTTATACTATAGCTATTTCAGCTGGCCAGGGTTTGCAAGTAGCTCCTGGTTTCACTTCAGCATTCTTAGTGAAACACCATCCTGCCAGCTATGCCATTGACTGAAAATGTTCTTTTCTGTTACTTTGCTAAAATTACCGTCTGTAACCAGTTGCCACTGCAGTTTATTAGAAAAAGACAACTTCTGCTCATTTTGACTTTGGATAATTAATACAGCTTGTCTGATCTGCAGGCTCGCCCACTCTTCAAGGATCGCAGGAAGTTTCCTAAGATGGCTGACCCAATGCTTCAAGGCCGGTTCCCTATGAGGGGTCTGTATCAGGCTTTAGCTGTTGCTGCCATGTGTTTGCAAGAGCAAGCCACAACCCGTCCTCATATAGGAGATGTTGTCACTGCTCTCTCATATCTAGCTTCTCAGACATATGATCCAAATGCCCCAACTCAACATACTCGGAGCAATTCATCAACCCCTAGGGCCAGAAATGTTGGTGGGCGGAACAGCGAACAGCGCAACGGCCGCTCACCAAATCATCTTTCTCCCAGGACATCAAAGCACGGAGGGGAGGTCAGCCGGACTAGTTCTACTGGTGGTGATTCTGGCCGTAGGTCAGGATTGGATGAAATGGACATGGCAGGATCACAGGCAGGCAGTCCA from Triticum urartu cultivar G1812 chromosome 3, Tu2.1, whole genome shotgun sequence encodes:
- the LOC125545924 gene encoding receptor-like cytoplasmic kinase 185, giving the protein MSCFSCFGPALEAEGGKPGPDAKDPRAKDGAAPDRAGSDKLRLQGGSDPKNNHLTIPRDGSSQNIAAQIFTFRELAAATKNFREDCMLGEGGFGRVYKGRLESGQAVAVKQLDRNGLQGNREFLVEVLMLSLLHHTNLVNLIGYCADGDQRLLVYEFMPLGSLEDHLHDVPPEKEPLDWNTRMKIAAGAAKGLEHLHDKASPPVIYRDFKSSNILLGEGFHPKLSDFGLAKLGPVGDNTHVSTRVMGTYGYCAPEYAMTGQLTVKSDVYSFGVVFLELITGRKAIDNTKPQGEQNLVAWARPLFKDRRKFPKMADPMLQGRFPMRGLYQALAVAAMCLQEQATTRPHIGDVVTALSYLASQTYDPNAPTQHTRSNSSTPRARNVGGRNSEQRNGRSPNHLSPRTSKHGGEVSRTSSTGGDSGRRSGLDEMDMAGSQAGSPAQTGRKRETPRIADRQRAIADAKIWGENSRERKRPNGSFDSTNE